In one Pseudomonas sp. MM211 genomic region, the following are encoded:
- a CDS encoding Na+/H+ antiporter — translation MQLLYTILTMLLVVSGTRISAQFIPLPLPILQILIGALLAIPVLGLHVRLDPELFLLLFIPPLLFVDGWRMPKGQFRKLRTPILFLAFALVFFTILGAGYFIHWLLPQVPLAACFALAAVLSPTDAVAVSAIAHGRLPSTLNNLLQGEALMNDASGLVAFKFAVAATLTGVFSFSDASLQFVLVAVGGLLIGLALSYLLGRLRAWMIARGWEEPAPHVLLMLLLPFAAYVAAEHLGLSGILSAVAAGMMQSRLDLLPRQTTTRLLNRGVWAMLEFTFNGLIFLLLGLQLPDIIKAVIGDHADSWQLLLPALGYVLAVYAVLMALRFVWVYSYWRTSGILRRWRGKSTRFAGQSRLALTAVLTLGGVRGAVTLAGVMSLPLLLNNGQAFPERDLLILIAAGVILLSLLVASVALPSLLPLLPQDNVARQEGELNRHRAQVLQAAIRCLEADDEKAADTDGAIAAAEIRAKLMSEYRDLLERTRTRSAEESRDNQRQADQLEYRMRLHALRTQRLELYRMRKEHQLDDDMLAEILRDLDNAEARLLKG, via the coding sequence ATGCAGCTTCTCTACACCATCCTGACCATGTTGCTGGTGGTCAGTGGTACCCGTATCAGCGCCCAGTTCATTCCCCTGCCTCTGCCGATCCTGCAGATTCTGATCGGCGCATTGTTGGCGATTCCGGTACTGGGGCTGCATGTGCGGCTAGACCCCGAGTTGTTCCTCCTGCTGTTCATTCCGCCGCTGTTGTTCGTCGATGGTTGGCGCATGCCCAAGGGGCAGTTTCGCAAGCTGCGTACACCGATCCTGTTTCTGGCTTTTGCCCTGGTGTTCTTCACCATTCTCGGTGCCGGTTATTTCATTCATTGGTTGCTGCCTCAGGTGCCGCTGGCGGCCTGCTTCGCACTGGCGGCGGTGCTGTCGCCAACCGATGCGGTAGCGGTTTCGGCGATTGCCCACGGGCGCCTGCCCAGCACCTTGAACAACCTGCTGCAGGGCGAGGCGCTGATGAACGACGCCTCGGGCCTGGTGGCCTTCAAGTTCGCCGTGGCGGCGACGCTGACCGGGGTGTTCTCGTTTTCCGATGCCAGCCTGCAGTTCGTGCTGGTAGCCGTTGGCGGGCTGCTGATCGGCCTGGCGCTGAGCTATCTGTTGGGTCGCCTGCGGGCCTGGATGATCGCCCGCGGCTGGGAGGAGCCGGCGCCCCATGTGTTGCTGATGCTGTTGCTGCCTTTCGCCGCCTACGTGGCCGCTGAGCACCTGGGGCTGTCTGGCATTCTCTCGGCGGTTGCCGCCGGCATGATGCAAAGCCGCCTCGATCTGCTGCCACGGCAGACCACCACGCGCCTGCTCAATCGCGGGGTGTGGGCGATGCTCGAATTCACCTTCAATGGCCTGATATTTCTGCTCCTGGGCCTGCAGTTGCCGGACATCATCAAGGCCGTGATCGGTGATCACGCTGACTCCTGGCAACTGCTGCTGCCGGCGTTGGGTTACGTGCTGGCGGTGTATGCCGTGCTGATGGCGCTACGTTTCGTATGGGTCTACAGCTACTGGCGCACCTCCGGGATACTGCGCCGCTGGCGCGGCAAGTCGACCCGTTTCGCCGGACAATCGCGCCTCGCTCTGACTGCAGTGCTGACCCTGGGTGGCGTACGGGGTGCCGTGACGCTGGCCGGCGTAATGTCGTTGCCACTCCTGCTCAACAATGGCCAGGCGTTTCCCGAGCGTGATCTGCTGATCCTCATCGCTGCTGGGGTGATCCTGCTGTCGCTGCTGGTCGCCAGCGTGGCGCTGCCAAGCCTGCTGCCGCTGCTGCCTCAGGACAATGTGGCCCGCCAGGAGGGCGAGCTCAACCGTCACCGCGCTCAGGTGCTGCAGGCGGCCATTCGCTGCCTGGAGGCCGACGATGAAAAGGCTGCGGATACCGATGGGGCCATCGCTGCGGCCGAGATCCGCGCCAAGCTGATGAGCGAGTACCGCGATCTGCTCGAGCGCACCCGTACGCGCAGTGCCGAAGAGTCGCGTGACAACCAGCGCCAGGCCGACCAACTGGAGTACCGCATGCGTCTGCATGCGCTGCGTACCCAGCGCCTGGAGTTGTACCGGATGCGCAAGGAGCACCAGCTAGACGACGACATGCTGGCGGAAATCCTCCGCGACCTGGACAACGCCGAGGCGCGCCTGCTCAAGGGTTAA
- a CDS encoding lytic murein transglycosylase: MPNLFTRGLPVTAAASFLLLLTACADAPAQPLAAPSIPQSKAPTHIAFTQPVQEQLSFEQWRDLLRSDAMAAGISPTLFDRAFAGVVPNPDVVKADSSQPEFSRPVWEYLKGAVSPSRVARGRILLTQNRALLNQIEQRYGVDAETLVAIWGLESNFGSNIGSHNVVRSLATLAYEGRRQAFWRSQLLAVLQILQHGDIAPESLVGSWAGAMGQTQFMPTTYNEHAVDFDGDGKRDVWTSQADALASAAHYLQGSNWQLRQPWGFEVQLPQGFDYALADPEVRRSLREWRALGIHPVGQPLGSPRDDASATLLLPAGHRGPAFLLLSNFRSILRYNNSTSYALAIGLLSDSMRGGNGVQGTWPEGDRQLGRSERVELQERLNARGFDSGHADGIIGANTRKAIRAFQLQLGWPADGYPDSNLIEQLRQQN, from the coding sequence ATGCCCAACCTGTTCACTCGCGGCCTGCCCGTCACCGCTGCGGCCAGTTTTCTGCTTTTGCTCACGGCCTGTGCCGACGCCCCTGCTCAGCCATTGGCGGCTCCGAGCATCCCGCAGAGCAAGGCCCCGACCCACATCGCTTTCACCCAGCCGGTTCAGGAGCAACTGAGCTTCGAACAGTGGCGTGACTTGCTGCGTAGCGACGCGATGGCCGCCGGTATTAGCCCGACCCTGTTCGACCGCGCCTTTGCAGGCGTCGTCCCAAATCCGGACGTGGTCAAGGCCGACAGCAGCCAGCCAGAATTCAGCCGCCCAGTATGGGAATACCTGAAAGGGGCCGTTTCCCCCAGCCGAGTCGCCCGTGGCCGTATCCTGCTCACGCAGAACCGCGCGCTGCTCAATCAGATCGAGCAGCGCTATGGGGTCGACGCGGAAACCCTGGTCGCCATCTGGGGCCTGGAAAGCAACTTCGGCAGCAACATCGGCAGCCACAACGTGGTGCGCTCCCTGGCGACGCTTGCCTACGAGGGCCGCCGCCAGGCCTTCTGGCGCAGCCAGTTGCTGGCTGTCCTGCAGATTCTCCAGCATGGCGATATTGCCCCGGAAAGCCTGGTCGGCTCCTGGGCCGGCGCCATGGGCCAGACCCAGTTCATGCCCACCACCTATAACGAACACGCGGTGGACTTCGACGGCGACGGCAAGCGCGATGTGTGGACGTCCCAGGCCGACGCCCTGGCCTCGGCGGCTCACTACCTGCAAGGCTCCAACTGGCAACTGCGCCAGCCCTGGGGCTTCGAAGTGCAACTACCGCAGGGCTTCGACTACGCCCTGGCCGACCCGGAAGTGCGCCGCAGCCTGAGAGAATGGCGTGCCCTTGGCATTCACCCAGTGGGGCAGCCGCTAGGTTCCCCACGTGATGATGCCAGTGCCACCCTACTGCTGCCCGCTGGGCACCGTGGACCGGCGTTCCTGCTGCTGAGCAACTTCCGCAGCATCCTGCGCTACAACAACTCCACGTCCTATGCGCTGGCGATCGGTCTGCTGTCGGACAGCATGCGTGGTGGCAATGGCGTGCAGGGCACTTGGCCGGAAGGCGATCGGCAACTGGGCCGTAGCGAACGTGTCGAACTGCAGGAACGCTTGAACGCCCGTGGTTTCGACTCTGGCCATGCGGACGGCATCATTGGCGCCAACACGCGCAAAGCGATTCGTGCCTTCCAGCTGCAACTTGGCTGGCCAGCCGATGGCTATCCGGACAGCAACCTGATCGAGCAGCTGCGCCAGCAGAACTGA
- the lnt gene encoding apolipoprotein N-acyltransferase produces MNRLFRPGWPGNLIALLAGALITLALAPYGIWPLALLSIALLYRGLRDLTPRQAAWRGWWYGFGLFASGTSWVYVSIHDYGAASPPLAAFLTLGFVAGLGLFFALLAWLWALLLRRNASLVTDALVFAALWVVQEAFRGWFLTGFPWLYAGYSQLDGPLAGLAPVGGVWLLSFALVLSAALLVNLPRAYRHKPQLAAALGLLIATWLSGALLKDHAWTAPAGEPLSVAAIQGNVEQNLKWDPAQLNAQLALYRDMSFSSKPTDLLIWPETAVPVLKEQATGYLSVMDRFASDRQSALITGVPIRQLNEHGELRYYNGVSVVGQGSGDYLKQRLVPFGEYVPLQEVLRGLIAFFDLPMSDFARGDADQPLLEAKGHRIATFICYEVVYPEFAANLAAQSDLLLTVSNDTWFGTSIGPLQHLQMAQMRALEAGRWMIRATNNGVTVLIDPFGRITERLPQFEQGTLYGEVQPMQHLTPYLQWRSWPLIILCGLLLVWALFRRRQTAGQ; encoded by the coding sequence ATGAATCGACTGTTCCGCCCCGGCTGGCCCGGCAATCTGATCGCCCTCCTCGCCGGTGCGCTTATCACCCTGGCACTGGCGCCTTACGGCATCTGGCCGTTGGCACTGCTGTCGATTGCCCTGCTCTACCGCGGGCTACGCGACCTGACGCCGCGCCAGGCCGCCTGGCGCGGCTGGTGGTACGGTTTCGGCCTGTTCGCTTCAGGCACCAGTTGGGTGTATGTGAGCATTCACGACTACGGCGCCGCGTCACCGCCCCTGGCTGCGTTTCTGACCCTGGGTTTCGTCGCCGGTCTCGGCCTGTTCTTCGCTCTATTGGCCTGGTTGTGGGCTTTATTGCTGCGCCGCAATGCATCACTGGTAACGGACGCCCTGGTTTTCGCCGCTTTGTGGGTCGTTCAGGAAGCCTTTCGTGGCTGGTTCCTCACCGGGTTCCCGTGGCTCTATGCCGGCTATAGCCAGCTCGACGGCCCGCTGGCCGGCCTCGCGCCAGTGGGTGGTGTCTGGCTATTGTCCTTTGCGCTGGTGCTGAGCGCCGCACTGCTGGTCAATCTGCCACGCGCCTATAGACATAAGCCGCAACTGGCTGCAGCACTCGGCCTATTGATCGCAACCTGGCTTAGCGGCGCGCTACTCAAGGATCACGCCTGGACAGCGCCGGCTGGCGAGCCACTAAGCGTTGCGGCCATCCAAGGCAACGTGGAGCAGAACCTCAAGTGGGATCCGGCACAGCTCAATGCGCAACTCGCGCTGTACCGCGACATGAGCTTCAGCAGCAAGCCGACCGACTTGCTGATCTGGCCGGAAACCGCCGTCCCGGTACTCAAAGAACAAGCCACCGGCTATCTCAGCGTGATGGATCGTTTCGCCAGCGACCGCCAGAGCGCACTGATCACCGGCGTACCGATTCGCCAGCTTAACGAGCACGGTGAGTTGCGTTACTACAATGGCGTTAGCGTGGTCGGCCAGGGTAGTGGCGACTACCTCAAGCAGCGGCTGGTACCTTTCGGTGAATACGTACCGCTACAGGAAGTGCTGCGCGGCCTGATCGCCTTCTTCGACCTGCCGATGTCGGATTTCGCCCGCGGCGACGCCGATCAGCCGCTACTGGAGGCCAAAGGGCATCGCATCGCGACATTCATCTGCTACGAAGTGGTCTACCCAGAGTTCGCCGCAAACCTCGCCGCGCAGAGTGATCTGTTGCTAACGGTGAGCAACGACACCTGGTTCGGCACCTCGATCGGCCCGCTGCAACACCTGCAAATGGCCCAGATGCGCGCCCTAGAGGCCGGCCGCTGGATGATTCGTGCCACCAACAATGGCGTGACCGTACTGATCGATCCCTTCGGCCGCATTACCGAACGCTTGCCGCAGTTCGAGCAAGGCACCCTTTACGGTGAAGTGCAGCCCATGCAGCACCTGACGCCGTACCTGCAATGGCGCTCCTGGCCGCTGATCATCCTGTGCGGCCTGCTGTTGGTTTGGGCATTGTTCAGGCGCCGGCAGACCGCTGGGCAATAG
- a CDS encoding YdcF family protein, protein MPLRYMLKQFFMPPGILLLLLVLAWFLRRRFPRLAAGCFAIGLGGLWLMSLPVTVEWAARLIEREPALVQESWAGLAQHADVIVVLGGGRDSADPAWGADQPSAIALERTRYAARLAKASGLPVLTTGGLHFGRPPSEARLMADVMSEDFGVEVRWREERSRTTWENALESAAMLQPGGIRRVVLVTQAWHMPRSRWSFEQAGFEVVAAPVGFIGGPNDRPLGGWLPEGKAVWQSTLLLNEVVGSLAYPLVYGR, encoded by the coding sequence ATGCCGCTTCGCTACATGCTCAAGCAATTCTTCATGCCGCCCGGCATTCTCCTGCTGTTGCTTGTGCTCGCCTGGTTTCTGCGGCGGCGCTTTCCGCGGCTGGCGGCAGGCTGTTTCGCCATTGGGCTGGGCGGGTTGTGGTTGATGAGCCTGCCGGTGACGGTGGAGTGGGCGGCGCGGCTGATCGAGCGTGAGCCTGCGCTGGTTCAGGAAAGTTGGGCTGGATTGGCGCAACATGCGGACGTTATCGTCGTATTGGGTGGCGGACGGGATTCTGCAGACCCGGCCTGGGGCGCAGATCAGCCCAGTGCCATAGCGTTGGAGCGTACCCGCTATGCTGCGCGCCTGGCCAAGGCTTCCGGGTTACCGGTGCTGACCACCGGTGGGCTGCATTTCGGTCGGCCGCCGAGTGAAGCGAGGCTAATGGCTGACGTGATGAGTGAGGATTTCGGTGTCGAGGTGCGCTGGCGGGAAGAGCGCAGCCGTACGACCTGGGAAAACGCGCTAGAAAGCGCCGCCATGCTGCAGCCCGGAGGTATTCGCCGTGTGGTGCTGGTGACCCAGGCCTGGCACATGCCGCGCTCGCGCTGGAGTTTCGAACAAGCTGGCTTTGAGGTGGTGGCCGCGCCCGTGGGGTTTATCGGCGGGCCCAACGATCGTCCGCTAGGCGGCTGGCTGCCAGAGGGCAAGGCCGTATGGCAAAGCACCTTGCTGCTTAACGAAGTGGTGGGCAGCTTGGCATACCCGCTGGTCTATGGGCGTTAG
- a CDS encoding acyl-CoA dehydrogenase family protein: MHDIELDDEQRMIRDCTRQFARRAIAPHAAEWEKAGWIDDAVVAQMGEMGLLGMIVPDTWGGSYLDYVAYALAIEEVSAADAATGTLMSVHNSVGCGPLLNYGSDSQKDEWLPRLASGEVIGCFCLTEPQAGSEAHNLRTRAELRGDHWVLNGAKQFVTNGRRAGLAIVFAVTDATLGKKGISAFLVPTNTSGFRIERSEHKMGIRASDTCAIALENCSIPAGNLLGERGKGLSIALSNLEGGRIGIAAQAVGIARAAFEAALLYSRERVQFDKPIGEHQSIANMLADMHTQINAARLLTLHAARLRSAGQPCLSQASQAKLFASEMAERVCSKALQVHGGYGYLEDFPVQRYYRDARITQIYEGSSEIQRLLIARQLKHYEP; encoded by the coding sequence ATGCACGACATCGAACTGGACGACGAACAACGCATGATCCGCGACTGCACCCGACAGTTCGCCCGGCGCGCCATCGCCCCCCACGCAGCAGAGTGGGAAAAAGCCGGCTGGATCGATGACGCGGTGGTAGCCCAGATGGGCGAAATGGGCCTGCTGGGAATGATCGTCCCGGATACCTGGGGCGGCAGTTATCTCGACTATGTGGCCTATGCGCTGGCCATCGAGGAAGTCTCCGCCGCCGATGCCGCGACCGGCACCCTGATGAGCGTGCACAACTCGGTAGGCTGCGGCCCGCTGCTCAATTACGGCAGCGATAGCCAGAAGGACGAATGGCTACCGCGCCTGGCCAGTGGAGAAGTGATCGGCTGCTTCTGCCTGACCGAACCCCAAGCAGGTTCCGAGGCTCATAACCTGCGTACCCGTGCCGAACTGCGCGGCGATCACTGGGTACTCAATGGCGCCAAGCAATTCGTCACCAACGGCCGCCGCGCCGGCCTGGCGATCGTCTTCGCGGTTACCGATGCCACGCTCGGCAAAAAAGGCATCTCGGCCTTTCTGGTGCCGACCAACACTTCTGGCTTTCGCATCGAACGCAGTGAACACAAGATGGGCATTCGCGCTTCGGACACCTGCGCCATCGCCCTGGAAAACTGCAGCATCCCCGCAGGGAATCTACTCGGCGAGCGTGGCAAGGGGCTGAGCATCGCCCTGTCCAATCTGGAGGGCGGACGCATCGGTATCGCCGCCCAGGCCGTCGGCATCGCCCGCGCGGCCTTCGAGGCAGCGCTGCTCTACTCCCGCGAACGGGTGCAGTTCGACAAACCCATAGGCGAGCATCAGAGCATCGCCAACATGCTCGCCGACATGCACACCCAGATCAACGCTGCGCGCCTGCTTACCCTGCACGCCGCCCGCCTGCGCAGTGCCGGCCAGCCATGCCTGTCGCAAGCCTCCCAGGCCAAGCTGTTCGCTTCGGAAATGGCCGAGCGGGTGTGCTCAAAGGCGCTCCAGGTGCATGGCGGCTACGGTTATCTGGAGGACTTTCCGGTGCAGCGCTACTACCGGGATGCGCGCATCACCCAGATCTACGAGGGCTCCAGCGAGATCCAGCGCTTGCTGATCGCCCGCCAGCTGAAGCACTACGAGCCCTGA
- the leuS gene encoding leucine--tRNA ligase, with protein sequence MHEQYQPREIEAAAQSHWDSQNSFVVSEQPGKETFYCLSMFPYPSGKLHMGHVRNYTIGDVIARYQRMQGKNVLQPMGWDAFGMPAENAAMKNNVAPAKWTYENIAYMKTQLRSLGLAVDWSREITTCKPDYYRWEQWLFTRLFEKGVIYRKNGTVNWDPVDQTVLANEQVIDGRGWRSGAVIEKREIPMYYFKITAYADELLSSLDELDGWPEQVKTMQRNWIGKSRGMEVQFPYDVDSIGEAGVLKVFTTRPDTLMGATYVAVAAEHPLATLAAQNNPELQAFIAECKAGSVAEADVATQEKRGMPTPLFVEHPLTGEKLPVWVANYVLMHYGDGAVMAVPAHDERDFEFAIKYQLPIKAVVRTSAGDETPAPWQAAYNEHGQLINSGEFDGLDFEGAFDAIEVALLKKQLGASRTQFRLRDWGISRQRYWGCPIPIIHCGACGDVPVPEDQLPVVLPEDVVPDGAGSPLARMPEFYECNCPKCGAPAKRETDTMDTFVESSWYYARYASPHYEGGLVDKSAADHWLPVDQYIGGIEHAILHLLYARFFHKLMRDEGLVSSNEPFKNLLTQGMVVADTYYRREANGGFTWFNPADVELERDSKAKVISAKLKSDGLPVEIGGTEKMAKSKNNGVDPQSMIDQFGADTCRLFMMFASPPDMSCEWSDAGVEGANRFLRRVWRLAQGHVSKGLPGVLDVAELDDSSKEVRRSIHLAIKQASLDIGQHNKFNTAIAQVMTLMNVLEKAPQDNDQQRALLQEGLETVALLLAPITPHISHELWQELGHEEAIIDATWPAVDESALVQDSLQLVIQVNGKLRGQIDVPADASREAVEAAARSNENVQRFTEGLTIRKVIVVPGKLVNIVAN encoded by the coding sequence ATGCACGAACAGTATCAGCCACGCGAAATCGAAGCCGCCGCGCAATCCCACTGGGATTCGCAGAACTCCTTTGTAGTCAGCGAACAACCCGGCAAGGAGACGTTCTACTGCCTGTCGATGTTCCCCTACCCGAGCGGCAAGCTACACATGGGGCACGTGCGCAACTACACCATCGGTGACGTGATCGCGCGCTACCAGCGCATGCAGGGCAAGAACGTGCTGCAGCCCATGGGCTGGGACGCTTTCGGCATGCCGGCGGAAAACGCCGCCATGAAAAACAACGTGGCACCCGCCAAGTGGACGTACGAAAACATCGCCTACATGAAGACCCAGCTGCGTAGCCTGGGCCTGGCGGTGGACTGGTCTCGCGAAATCACCACCTGCAAGCCGGACTACTACCGCTGGGAACAATGGCTGTTCACCCGCCTTTTCGAAAAAGGTGTGATCTATCGCAAGAACGGCACCGTGAACTGGGATCCGGTCGACCAGACCGTACTGGCCAACGAGCAGGTCATCGACGGCCGTGGCTGGCGCTCCGGCGCAGTGATCGAGAAACGCGAAATCCCCATGTACTACTTCAAGATCACCGCCTACGCGGATGAGCTCTTGAGCAGTCTGGATGAACTGGATGGCTGGCCAGAACAGGTCAAGACCATGCAGCGCAACTGGATCGGCAAATCCCGCGGCATGGAAGTGCAGTTCCCTTACGACGTCGACTCGATCGGCGAAGCGGGTGTACTGAAAGTCTTCACCACCCGTCCCGACACCCTGATGGGCGCGACCTATGTCGCGGTGGCCGCCGAACACCCGCTGGCGACGCTGGCCGCACAGAACAACCCTGAGCTGCAGGCGTTCATCGCTGAATGCAAAGCCGGCAGCGTGGCGGAAGCCGACGTCGCCACTCAGGAAAAGCGTGGCATGCCCACGCCACTGTTCGTCGAGCACCCACTGACCGGCGAGAAACTGCCAGTGTGGGTCGCCAACTATGTGCTGATGCACTACGGCGACGGCGCGGTCATGGCCGTGCCCGCTCATGACGAGCGCGATTTCGAATTCGCCATCAAGTACCAGTTGCCGATCAAGGCCGTGGTTCGCACCAGTGCCGGTGACGAAACACCTGCACCGTGGCAAGCCGCGTACAACGAGCACGGCCAACTGATCAATTCCGGCGAGTTCGACGGCCTGGACTTCGAAGGTGCCTTCGACGCCATCGAAGTCGCCCTGCTGAAGAAGCAACTCGGCGCCTCGCGCACTCAGTTCCGTTTGCGCGATTGGGGCATCAGCCGCCAGCGCTACTGGGGCTGCCCGATCCCGATCATCCACTGCGGCGCCTGTGGCGACGTACCGGTACCGGAAGATCAACTGCCAGTCGTACTGCCTGAAGACGTAGTGCCCGATGGCGCAGGCTCGCCTCTGGCGCGCATGCCCGAGTTCTACGAATGCAACTGCCCGAAATGCGGTGCCCCGGCCAAGCGTGAAACCGACACCATGGACACCTTCGTCGAGTCCTCGTGGTACTACGCTCGCTACGCTTCGCCGCATTATGAAGGCGGCCTGGTAGACAAATCCGCGGCCGACCACTGGTTGCCGGTCGATCAGTACATCGGCGGGATCGAACATGCCATCCTGCACCTGCTCTACGCGCGCTTCTTCCACAAGCTGATGCGTGACGAAGGCCTGGTGTCGTCGAATGAACCCTTCAAGAACTTGCTGACTCAGGGCATGGTGGTCGCCGACACCTACTACCGTCGCGAAGCCAATGGTGGTTTTACCTGGTTCAACCCGGCCGATGTCGAGCTTGAGCGTGACAGCAAGGCCAAGGTCATCAGCGCCAAGCTGAAATCCGATGGTCTGCCGGTGGAAATCGGTGGCACCGAGAAAATGGCCAAATCGAAGAACAACGGCGTCGACCCACAGTCGATGATCGACCAGTTCGGCGCGGACACGTGCCGCCTGTTCATGATGTTCGCATCCCCACCCGACATGAGCTGCGAATGGTCAGACGCCGGCGTTGAAGGCGCGAACCGTTTCCTGCGCCGCGTCTGGCGCCTGGCTCAGGGCCACGTCAGCAAAGGGCTGCCGGGCGTACTGGATGTCGCCGAACTTGACGACAGCAGCAAGGAAGTCCGCCGTTCCATTCACCTGGCAATCAAACAGGCGAGCCTGGATATCGGCCAGCACAACAAATTCAACACGGCCATCGCCCAGGTGATGACCCTGATGAACGTGCTGGAGAAAGCCCCACAGGACAACGATCAACAGCGCGCTCTGCTGCAAGAAGGTCTGGAAACCGTCGCCCTGCTGCTCGCCCCGATCACCCCGCATATCAGCCACGAACTGTGGCAGGAACTGGGTCACGAGGAAGCGATCATCGACGCCACATGGCCAGCCGTGGACGAATCGGCTCTGGTGCAAGACAGCCTGCAGTTGGTGATTCAGGTCAACGGCAAACTGCGCGGCCAGATCGACGTGCCGGCCGACGCCAGCCGCGAGGCGGTCGAAGCGGCTGCCCGCAGCAACGAAAACGTACAACGCTTCACCGAAGGGCTGACGATCCGCAAGGTCATCGTGGTGCCTGGCAAGCTGGTCAACATCGTCGCCAACTGA
- the holA gene encoding DNA polymerase III subunit delta has product MKLAPAQLGKHLQGSLAPVYVVCGDEALLCQEASDAIRNASRAQGFSEREVFHAEANFDWGVLYQAGASMSLFAEKRVIELRIPNGKPGDKGAAAIIEYLGRPPEDTLLLISLPKLDGSAQKTKWAKALIDGPHCQFVQIWPVDASQLPQWIRQRLAQAGMNATAEAVDLIAARVEGNLLAAAQEIEKLKLLADGQQIDASTVQAAVADSARYDVFGLIDAILNGEAAHALRMLDGLRGEGQESLFIVVMLARELRQLANISYQFSQGVPLDKAFASARPPVWDKRRPLVSKALQRHSPARWNALLMDAQQIDAQVKGQAAGDPWASLSRLVLMMAGQRLKLGA; this is encoded by the coding sequence ATGAAACTCGCTCCCGCCCAACTCGGCAAACACCTTCAAGGTTCCCTGGCTCCCGTCTACGTGGTCTGCGGCGACGAAGCACTGTTGTGCCAGGAAGCCAGTGACGCCATTCGTAACGCCAGCCGTGCGCAAGGTTTCAGCGAGCGCGAGGTGTTTCACGCCGAAGCCAATTTTGACTGGGGCGTGCTCTATCAAGCCGGCGCCAGCATGTCGCTATTCGCCGAGAAGCGCGTCATCGAACTGCGCATCCCCAACGGCAAGCCTGGCGACAAGGGCGCTGCAGCGATCATCGAGTACCTGGGTCGCCCGCCGGAAGACACTCTGCTGCTAATCAGCCTGCCCAAACTCGACGGCAGCGCGCAGAAGACCAAGTGGGCCAAGGCCCTGATCGACGGCCCACACTGCCAGTTCGTGCAGATATGGCCAGTGGACGCCAGCCAGTTGCCACAGTGGATTCGCCAGCGCCTGGCCCAGGCCGGCATGAACGCCACTGCGGAAGCGGTGGATCTGATTGCCGCACGAGTGGAAGGCAATTTGCTTGCCGCGGCCCAGGAAATCGAGAAGCTCAAGCTGCTCGCAGACGGCCAGCAGATCGATGCTAGCACCGTGCAGGCAGCCGTTGCCGATAGCGCTCGTTACGACGTTTTCGGCCTGATCGATGCCATCCTCAATGGCGAAGCCGCCCACGCCCTGCGCATGCTTGACGGTTTGCGTGGCGAAGGCCAGGAGTCGCTGTTCATCGTGGTGATGCTGGCCCGCGAGCTGCGCCAACTGGCCAATATTTCCTATCAGTTCAGCCAGGGCGTACCGCTGGACAAGGCCTTCGCTTCGGCACGCCCCCCGGTCTGGGACAAACGCCGCCCGCTGGTGAGCAAAGCCCTGCAGCGTCACTCGCCGGCACGCTGGAATGCGCTGCTGATGGACGCCCAGCAGATCGATGCCCAGGTCAAGGGCCAGGCAGCAGGTGATCCTTGGGCCAGCCTGTCACGCCTGGTGTTGATGATGGCCGGGCAGCGCCTGAAGCTCGGTGCTTAA
- a CDS encoding LPS-assembly lipoprotein LptE, which translates to MIKRNLLVIGLASLLGACGFQLRGTGDVQFALKELEVGARDSYGETVRDVRDVLESNGVRVFPGAAYKLYLAGEQETQRSASYTSSARSAEYERTLTLNYEIRGAKNLLLLSNQLEVQTYYVQDSNNLISNDQESAQLRTEMRRDLVQQLAQRLQQITPDQLDALQQTAEAKAKAEADALEAARQREAAQPQQSPIELPVQ; encoded by the coding sequence ATGATCAAGCGCAATCTGTTGGTAATCGGCCTGGCAAGCCTGCTCGGCGCATGTGGCTTCCAGCTGCGCGGTACCGGCGACGTACAGTTCGCTCTCAAAGAACTAGAGGTCGGCGCACGCGACAGCTACGGCGAAACCGTACGTGATGTGCGTGACGTGCTGGAAAGCAATGGTGTTCGCGTCTTCCCTGGCGCCGCCTACAAGCTCTACCTGGCCGGTGAACAGGAAACACAGCGCTCCGCCAGCTACACCAGCTCAGCTCGCAGCGCCGAGTACGAGCGCACCCTGACTCTGAACTACGAGATTCGCGGCGCCAAGAATCTGCTGCTGCTGAGCAACCAGCTGGAAGTGCAGACCTATTACGTACAGGACTCCAACAACCTGATCAGCAACGATCAGGAGTCGGCTCAACTGCGCACCGAAATGCGCCGTGACCTAGTACAGCAGCTGGCCCAACGCCTGCAGCAGATCACTCCGGATCAGCTCGACGCTCTGCAGCAGACAGCTGAAGCCAAAGCCAAGGCGGAAGCCGACGCACTGGAAGCCGCACGCCAGCGCGAAGCCGCACAGCCGCAGCAATCGCCCATCGAACTGCCGGTGCAATAA